One region of Lusitaniella coriacea LEGE 07157 genomic DNA includes:
- a CDS encoding M23 family metallopeptidase — protein sequence MKQSTLSRFLILGFVTAFCSPWVGGAVSAQHSSPETIARIHPTEIDTPSWPTQGTITQGFSSTHLGIDIAGSLGTPIRAAKAGEVVFSGWDAFGLGNAIKLKHADGTYTIYGHGSRLWVREGQKVAKGQTIALMGSTGNSTGPHLHFEVRQGSIRGRWVDPFAVLPPLVRGKIPSPRTVAAAPESETISANTIRFQEFPVVQTPTACDAQPLIAGETSRFRVNVCQVGDRVFYFGQSKTNPADFVWLQARHLVRDRYRADNGSFSYYVNSRGVVVFQNGRPIRSEGFLR from the coding sequence ATGAAACAATCGACTCTCTCTCGATTCCTCATCCTAGGCTTCGTAACCGCATTTTGTTCGCCGTGGGTGGGTGGCGCGGTTTCTGCCCAACATTCTTCCCCCGAAACAATTGCACGCATCCATCCCACAGAAATTGACACGCCAAGTTGGCCCACCCAGGGGACAATTACCCAAGGGTTCAGTTCGACACATTTGGGCATTGATATTGCCGGATCGCTGGGAACGCCCATTCGCGCCGCTAAAGCAGGCGAAGTCGTTTTTTCTGGGTGGGATGCCTTTGGGTTGGGAAACGCCATCAAACTCAAACACGCCGACGGGACTTACACGATCTACGGTCACGGGTCGCGTCTGTGGGTCAGAGAAGGTCAAAAGGTCGCCAAGGGTCAAACGATCGCGCTCATGGGCAGCACGGGCAATAGCACCGGGCCTCACCTCCATTTTGAAGTCCGGCAGGGTAGTATTCGAGGGCGCTGGGTCGATCCCTTTGCGGTGCTTCCTCCCCTTGTTAGGGGGAAAATTCCCTCGCCGCGAACCGTTGCTGCCGCGCCGGAATCAGAGACAATTTCAGCAAATACAATCCGTTTTCAAGAATTTCCCGTCGTTCAAACCCCAACTGCTTGCGACGCGCAACCCCTCATTGCGGGGGAAACGTCGAGGTTTCGCGTCAATGTTTGTCAAGTGGGGGATCGAGTCTTCTATTTCGGACAGTCTAAAACCAATCCTGCGGATTTTGTTTGGCTTCAGGCGCGTCATCTCGTGCGCGATCGCTATCGTGCGGATAATGGTAGTTTTTCCTACTATGTGAATTCGAGGGGGGTAGTGGTCTTTCAAAATGGTCGCCCGATTCGTTCTGAGGGTTTTCTTCGCTAG
- the gcvH gene encoding glycine cleavage system protein GcvH: protein MELEYPEDLKYLDSHEYVRLDGEIATIGISAFAVDQLGDIVFLELPNDGDELQAGEGFGTIESVKAVEELNAPISGTTIERNEAMLESPELIADDPYGDGWLLKVRIDDPDGDLENVLTADEYRAQVEGDD, encoded by the coding sequence ATGGAGTTGGAATATCCTGAAGATTTAAAATATCTCGATAGCCATGAATACGTGCGCTTAGATGGCGAAATCGCAACCATTGGTATTAGCGCCTTTGCTGTCGATCAACTGGGAGATATCGTCTTCCTTGAATTACCCAATGATGGGGACGAACTGCAAGCAGGAGAAGGGTTTGGCACGATTGAATCCGTCAAAGCCGTTGAAGAATTAAACGCCCCAATTTCAGGAACGACCATCGAACGCAATGAAGCCATGCTTGAATCCCCCGAACTCATTGCTGACGATCCCTACGGCGACGGTTGGTTATTGAAGGTGCGCATTGACGATCCCGACGGGGATTTAGAGAATGTTCTGACGGCGGATGAATATCGCGCTCAGGTAGAAGGGGATGATTAG